A DNA window from Rhizobium jaguaris contains the following coding sequences:
- a CDS encoding NAD(P)H-dependent flavin oxidoreductase, producing the protein MALPPVLTERLRLPVVASPLFIITHPALTLAQCKAGVVGSFPALNARPESQLDEWLAMITEDLAAHDAAHPERPSAPFAVNQIVHASNKRLEHDLMLCVKYKVPIVISSLGAVPEVNAAVHSYGGLVLHDIINNRHANSAIRKGADGLIAVAAGAGGHAGQLSPFALVQEIREWFDGPLLLAGAIANGGAILATQAMGADMAYIGSPFIATEEARAAEAYKQAIVDGAAADIVYSNFFTGVHGNYLKPSIRAAGMDPDNLPEADPSKMDFEAATTGAKAWKDIWGSGQGIGAVKAIEPVAALVDRLEVEYRQARARLEL; encoded by the coding sequence ATGGCCCTCCCCCCCGTCCTGACCGAGCGCCTGCGGCTGCCAGTCGTGGCCTCGCCCCTTTTCATCATCACGCATCCGGCCTTGACGCTGGCGCAGTGCAAGGCCGGCGTCGTCGGCTCGTTTCCGGCGCTGAACGCCCGGCCGGAAAGCCAATTGGATGAATGGCTGGCAATGATCACCGAGGATCTCGCTGCGCACGACGCCGCGCATCCCGAACGGCCTTCCGCTCCGTTCGCGGTCAATCAGATTGTCCATGCGTCGAACAAGCGGCTGGAACATGATCTGATGCTCTGCGTGAAATACAAGGTGCCGATCGTCATCTCCTCGCTCGGTGCCGTGCCGGAGGTCAATGCGGCCGTGCATTCCTACGGCGGCCTCGTGCTGCATGACATCATCAACAATCGTCATGCCAATTCGGCGATCCGCAAGGGTGCGGACGGGCTGATTGCGGTGGCGGCGGGCGCCGGCGGTCATGCCGGCCAACTCTCGCCCTTTGCGCTGGTCCAGGAAATCCGCGAATGGTTCGACGGGCCTTTGCTGCTTGCCGGCGCCATTGCCAATGGCGGCGCGATCCTGGCCACGCAAGCGATGGGCGCGGATATGGCCTATATCGGCTCGCCATTCATCGCCACCGAAGAGGCGCGCGCGGCGGAAGCCTACAAGCAAGCGATCGTCGACGGAGCGGCGGCCGATATCGTCTATTCCAACTTCTTCACCGGCGTGCACGGCAACTATCTGAAACCTTCGATCCGCGCCGCCGGCATGGACCCGGACAACTTGCCCGAAGCCGATCCTTCGAAAATGGATTTCGAAGCGGCGACGACCGGCGCCAAGGCCTGGAAGGATATTTGGGGCTCCGGCCAGGGGATCGGCGCCGTCAAAGCCATCGAACCGGTGGCCGCGCTCGTCGACCGGCTGGAGGTGGAATACCGCCAGGCACGTGCCCGGCTGGAGCTCTGA
- the ppk2 gene encoding polyphosphate kinase 2, whose product MGEDVESRAVELHIDGKTRMFDVDNPVLPDWVDDQALASGGYPYKKKLKEEEYLEELEKLQIELIKVQFWLQATGKRVIALFEGRDAAGKGGSIAATSAHMNPRLARAVALTKPTDREAGQWYFQRYVAQFPTAGEFVLFDRSWYNRAGVEPVMGFCTPEQYEQFLKQTPHLEKLIVQDGIFFFKFYLDIGREMQLKRFHDRRHDPRAVWKLSSMDIAALSKWKDYSEKRDRMLKETHTDYAPWTVLHANDKRRARLNLIRHILLTLDYDRKDQKAIGEIDDKILGRGPHVLK is encoded by the coding sequence ATGGGAGAGGACGTGGAAAGCCGCGCGGTGGAGTTGCATATCGATGGCAAGACCCGCATGTTCGATGTCGATAACCCCGTCTTGCCGGACTGGGTCGACGACCAGGCGCTCGCCTCCGGTGGCTATCCCTATAAGAAGAAGCTGAAAGAAGAAGAGTATCTGGAGGAACTGGAAAAGCTACAGATCGAACTCATCAAAGTTCAGTTCTGGCTGCAGGCGACCGGCAAGCGGGTGATTGCGCTCTTCGAGGGGCGGGACGCCGCCGGCAAGGGCGGTTCGATCGCTGCAACCTCGGCACATATGAACCCACGCCTTGCGCGCGCCGTGGCATTGACCAAGCCGACCGATCGCGAAGCGGGGCAATGGTATTTCCAGCGCTATGTCGCCCAGTTCCCGACGGCGGGCGAATTCGTGCTGTTCGACCGCTCCTGGTACAACCGCGCCGGTGTCGAGCCGGTCATGGGCTTCTGCACGCCGGAGCAATACGAGCAATTCCTGAAACAGACTCCGCATCTGGAAAAGCTCATCGTCCAGGACGGCATTTTCTTCTTCAAATTCTATCTCGATATTGGCCGGGAAATGCAGCTCAAGCGCTTTCACGACAGGCGCCACGATCCGCGCGCCGTCTGGAAGCTTTCCTCGATGGACATCGCGGCGCTGAGCAAGTGGAAAGACTACAGCGAGAAGCGCGACCGCATGCTGAAGGAGACGCATACGGACTACGCGCCATGGACTGTGCTCCATGCCAACGACAAACGCCGCGCGCGCCTCAACCTCATCCGTCACATTCTGCTGACGCTCGACTATGACCGCAAGGACCAGAAGGCGATCGGCGAGATCGACGACAAGATCCTTGGCAGGGGACCACATGTCCTCAAATGA